GGGCGGCCGCGGCCTGCACCATGACGGCTTCGCCGAGCATCGGCCCGACCAGCTGCAGCCCGACGGGCAGCGGCCCGCCGTCCTCGGCGGTGTCGAAGCCGACGGGCAGCGACATCGCCGGCATGCCGGCAAGCGAGGCCGGGACGGCGAAGACGTCGTTGAGGTACATCGCCAGCGGGTCGGCGGTCTTGTCACCCAGCTTGAAGGCCGCCGTCGGACACGTCGGCCCCACCAGCACGTCGGCCTTGTCGAACGCGGCCTCGAAGTCGCGGATGATCAGGGTCCGGACCTTCTGCGCCTGCCCGTAGTAGGCGTCGAAGTAGCCGGCCGACAGCGCGTGGGTGCCGATCATGATGCGCCGCTTGACCTCGGCGCCGAAGCCGGCAGCCCGGGTGGCGGCCATCATCTCGTGGGTCGTCTCACCGTCGACACGGAGGCCGTAGCGCACACCGTCGTAGCGGCTGAGGTTGGCCGACGCCTCGGACGGGGCGATCAGGTAGTAGGCCGGCAGGCCGTAGTCGGCGTGGGGAAGGGAGACCTCGACGATCTCGGCGCCGAGCGACGACAGCCGGTCGATGGCGTGCTGCACCGCCGCCTTGACGCCGTCGCTTGCCCCGTCGCCCATGAACTCGGTGACCACGCCGACGCGCAGCCCCTCCACTCCCCTGTCGAGGGCGTCGACGTAGGACGTCATCGGGTCCGGGATGGAGGTCGAGTCCTTGGGGTCGTGGCCGCACATGACCTCCAGCCCCAGGGTGGCGTCGCGAACGGTCCGACCGAACGTGCCGGCCTGGTCCAGCGAGGAGGCGAACGCGATCAGCCCGTAACGGCTGGCCCGACCGTAGGTGGGCTTGATGCCGACGGTGCCGGTCACAGCGGCGGGCTGGCGGATCGAGCCGCCCGTGTCGGTGCCGGTGGCGATCGGTGCCTGGTAGGCCGCGACCGCCGCCGCGCTGCCGCCGGAGGACCCACCGGGCGTGGTGTCGGT
The nucleotide sequence above comes from Euzebya pacifica. Encoded proteins:
- the gatA gene encoding Asp-tRNA(Asn)/Glu-tRNA(Gln) amidotransferase subunit GatA yields the protein MAAGDLSAVEVARAHLDRIEATDGTTGAWLAMMADEALDTAADVDRRRAAGEALGALAGIPVAVKDVMCTNGTTTTAGSRMLETFVPPYDATVVARLRAADAVLLGKTNMDEFAMGSSTENSAYKVCHNPWDTDTTPGGSSGGSAAAVAAYQAPIATGTDTGGSIRQPAAVTGTVGIKPTYGRASRYGLIAFASSLDQAGTFGRTVRDATLGLEVMCGHDPKDSTSIPDPMTSYVDALDRGVEGLRVGVVTEFMGDGASDGVKAAVQHAIDRLSSLGAEIVEVSLPHADYGLPAYYLIAPSEASANLSRYDGVRYGLRVDGETTHEMMAATRAAGFGAEVKRRIMIGTHALSAGYFDAYYGQAQKVRTLIIRDFEAAFDKADVLVGPTCPTAAFKLGDKTADPLAMYLNDVFAVPASLAGMPAMSLPVGFDTAEDGGPLPVGLQLVGPMLGEAVMVQAAAALEADLALDLTPRGPRALALPESE